In the Oncorhynchus nerka isolate Pitt River linkage group LG2, Oner_Uvic_2.0, whole genome shotgun sequence genome, one interval contains:
- the LOC115146075 gene encoding 25-hydroxyvitamin D-1 alpha hydroxylase, mitochondrial-like isoform X1 has protein sequence MNIAKQMLQQALKVSGRSASPLIKWMEKWAESAAGLNKIEAAHRMKTLKEMPGPTVAKFAWDLFAKRGLSRLHELQLEGVKRYGPMWKASFGPILTVHVAEPALIEQVLRQEGQTPIRSDLSSWKDYRKQRGHGYGLLTAEGEEWQAVRTLLGKHMLRPKAVEAYDATLNGVVDDLITKLRFRRRQDPRGLVPDIGSEFYRFGLEGISSILFDSRIGCLDPVVPMETERFIQSINTMFVMTLLTMAMPAWLHQLFPKPWDTFCQCWDYMFQFAKGHIDQRLMEEAEKVARGEEVEGRYLTYFLTRTGLPMKTVYSNVTELLLAGVDTISSTMSWSLYELSRHTEVQASLREEVLTVMGGRRVPGAADVARMPLMKAVVKEVLRLYPVIPANARVIADKDIQVGGYLLPKNTLITLCHFATSRNASFFPNPNAFQPLRWLNRDEGHHPYASVPFGVGKRSCIGRRIAELEVYLALARILMQFDVKPDPEGSGAAVKPMTRTLLVPESEINLQFIER, from the exons ATGAACATAGCCAAACAGATGCTGCAGCAAGCCCTCAAAGTGTCCGGTCGCAGTGCGTCCCCGCTGATCAAGTGGATGGAGAAGTGGGCTGAGAGCGCAGCTGGCCTGAATAAGATCGAGGCGGCGCACCGGATGAAAACCCTAAAGGAGATGCCGGGACCCACAGTCGCCAAATTTGCCTGGGACCTCTTCGCCAAACGGGGACTGTCCCGCCTCCACGAGCTGCAG CTTGAGGGTGTGAAGCGCTACGGGCCAATGTGGAAGGCCAGCTTCGGTCCCATCCTGACGGTGCACGTGGCCGAACCAGCCCTGATAGAGCAGGTGCTGAGGCAGGAGGGCCAGACCCCCATCCGCTCTGACCTCTCCTCTTGGAAGGACTATAGGAAACAACGAGGCCACGGCTACGGACTGCTCACAGC TGAGGGGGAGGAGTGGCAGGCGGTGCGGACTCTCCTGGGGAAGCACATGCTACGTCCGAAGGCGGTGGAGGCCTACGATGCGACTCTAAACGGCGTGGTAGATGACCTCATCACTAAGCTCCGCTTCCGCAGGCGCCAGGACCCCCGCGGCCTCGTCCCGGACATCGGCAGCGAGTTCTACCGCTTCGGCCTCGAAG GGATCTCCTCAATCTTGTTCGATTCCAGGATTGGTTGTCTAGACCCTGTGGTTCCCATGGAGACAGAACGTTTCATTCAGTCCATTAACACCATGTTTGTCATGACGCTCCTCACCATGGCTATGCCTGCCTGGTTACACCAGTTGTTCCCCAAGCCCTGGGACACTTTCTGCCAGTGCTGGGACTACATGTTCCAATTCG ctaaaggtcaCATTGACCAGCGTCTGATGGAGGAAGCGGAGAAGGTGGCGcggggagaggaggtagaggggcgATATCTGACTTACTTTCTGACCCGCACGGGGCTACCCATGAAGACGGTGTACAGCAACGTCACTGAGCTGCTCCTGGCTGGGGTGGACACG ATTTCCAGCACCATGTCCTGGTCCCTTTACGAGCTGTCTCGGCACACTGAGGTTCAGGCCTCGCTGCGGGAGGAGGTATTGACTGTGATGGGGGGTCGGAGGGTGCCTGGGGCTGCAGACGTGGCTCGCATGCCCCTCATGAAGGCTGTGGTCAAGGAAGTTCTCAg ACTTTATCCTGTTATTCCGGCCAATGCCAGGGTCATCGCAGATAAAGACATCCAGGTCGGAGGCTACCTCCTCCCCAAAAAC ACTCTGATCACCCTCTGCCACTTTGCCACATCCCGGAATGCATCATTTTTCCCGAACCCAAATGCCTTCCAGCCCCTTCGCTGGCTGAACCGGGACGAAGGCCACCACCCCTATGCCTCGGTGCCTTTTGGTGTGGGCAAACGCAGCTGCATCGGCCGCCGCATTGCAGAACTGGAGGTCTACCTGGCACTTGCACGA ATTCTGATGCAGTTTGATGTAAAGCCCGATCCAGAAGGCAGTGGTGCAGCAGTCAAACCCATGACCCGGACACTGCTGGTGCCAGAGAGTGAGATCAACCTGCAGTTTATTGAAAGATGA
- the LOC115146075 gene encoding 25-hydroxyvitamin D-1 alpha hydroxylase, mitochondrial-like isoform X2, with protein sequence MLQQALKVSGRSASPLIKWMEKWAESAAGLNKIEAAHRMKTLKEMPGPTVAKFAWDLFAKRGLSRLHELQLEGVKRYGPMWKASFGPILTVHVAEPALIEQVLRQEGQTPIRSDLSSWKDYRKQRGHGYGLLTAEGEEWQAVRTLLGKHMLRPKAVEAYDATLNGVVDDLITKLRFRRRQDPRGLVPDIGSEFYRFGLEGISSILFDSRIGCLDPVVPMETERFIQSINTMFVMTLLTMAMPAWLHQLFPKPWDTFCQCWDYMFQFAKGHIDQRLMEEAEKVARGEEVEGRYLTYFLTRTGLPMKTVYSNVTELLLAGVDTISSTMSWSLYELSRHTEVQASLREEVLTVMGGRRVPGAADVARMPLMKAVVKEVLRLYPVIPANARVIADKDIQVGGYLLPKNTLITLCHFATSRNASFFPNPNAFQPLRWLNRDEGHHPYASVPFGVGKRSCIGRRIAELEVYLALARILMQFDVKPDPEGSGAAVKPMTRTLLVPESEINLQFIER encoded by the exons ATGCTGCAGCAAGCCCTCAAAGTGTCCGGTCGCAGTGCGTCCCCGCTGATCAAGTGGATGGAGAAGTGGGCTGAGAGCGCAGCTGGCCTGAATAAGATCGAGGCGGCGCACCGGATGAAAACCCTAAAGGAGATGCCGGGACCCACAGTCGCCAAATTTGCCTGGGACCTCTTCGCCAAACGGGGACTGTCCCGCCTCCACGAGCTGCAG CTTGAGGGTGTGAAGCGCTACGGGCCAATGTGGAAGGCCAGCTTCGGTCCCATCCTGACGGTGCACGTGGCCGAACCAGCCCTGATAGAGCAGGTGCTGAGGCAGGAGGGCCAGACCCCCATCCGCTCTGACCTCTCCTCTTGGAAGGACTATAGGAAACAACGAGGCCACGGCTACGGACTGCTCACAGC TGAGGGGGAGGAGTGGCAGGCGGTGCGGACTCTCCTGGGGAAGCACATGCTACGTCCGAAGGCGGTGGAGGCCTACGATGCGACTCTAAACGGCGTGGTAGATGACCTCATCACTAAGCTCCGCTTCCGCAGGCGCCAGGACCCCCGCGGCCTCGTCCCGGACATCGGCAGCGAGTTCTACCGCTTCGGCCTCGAAG GGATCTCCTCAATCTTGTTCGATTCCAGGATTGGTTGTCTAGACCCTGTGGTTCCCATGGAGACAGAACGTTTCATTCAGTCCATTAACACCATGTTTGTCATGACGCTCCTCACCATGGCTATGCCTGCCTGGTTACACCAGTTGTTCCCCAAGCCCTGGGACACTTTCTGCCAGTGCTGGGACTACATGTTCCAATTCG ctaaaggtcaCATTGACCAGCGTCTGATGGAGGAAGCGGAGAAGGTGGCGcggggagaggaggtagaggggcgATATCTGACTTACTTTCTGACCCGCACGGGGCTACCCATGAAGACGGTGTACAGCAACGTCACTGAGCTGCTCCTGGCTGGGGTGGACACG ATTTCCAGCACCATGTCCTGGTCCCTTTACGAGCTGTCTCGGCACACTGAGGTTCAGGCCTCGCTGCGGGAGGAGGTATTGACTGTGATGGGGGGTCGGAGGGTGCCTGGGGCTGCAGACGTGGCTCGCATGCCCCTCATGAAGGCTGTGGTCAAGGAAGTTCTCAg ACTTTATCCTGTTATTCCGGCCAATGCCAGGGTCATCGCAGATAAAGACATCCAGGTCGGAGGCTACCTCCTCCCCAAAAAC ACTCTGATCACCCTCTGCCACTTTGCCACATCCCGGAATGCATCATTTTTCCCGAACCCAAATGCCTTCCAGCCCCTTCGCTGGCTGAACCGGGACGAAGGCCACCACCCCTATGCCTCGGTGCCTTTTGGTGTGGGCAAACGCAGCTGCATCGGCCGCCGCATTGCAGAACTGGAGGTCTACCTGGCACTTGCACGA ATTCTGATGCAGTTTGATGTAAAGCCCGATCCAGAAGGCAGTGGTGCAGCAGTCAAACCCATGACCCGGACACTGCTGGTGCCAGAGAGTGAGATCAACCTGCAGTTTATTGAAAGATGA